The following coding sequences lie in one Candidatus Marinarcus aquaticus genomic window:
- a CDS encoding argininosuccinate synthase, translating to MSKKEVKKVVLAYSGGLDTSTILKWLQDEYNAEVITFTADLGQGEEVEPARAKALACGIKPENIFILDIREEFVKDYVFPMFRANAIYEGEYLLGTSIARPLIAKKQIEIANKMGADAVSHGATGKGNDQVRFELGYLGLRPDITVIAPWREWDLNSREKLLAYAKEHGIEIDKKHLDKDGNPAISPYSMDANLLHISYEGLHLENPNNEPEKSMWLWTNSPEEAPDEAEYITIGYKNGDPISINDEELSPATLLKKLNDYGNKHGIGRVDIVENRYVGMKARGCYETPGGTIMLKAHRAIESICLDREAAHLKDEMMPRYAKLIYQGYWFSPEREMLQAAIDATQKNVEGTVKVKLYKGNVTVVGRESAKSLYSEAHSTFEEDEVYNQKDAEGFIRLNALRFIIAGQKQ from the coding sequence ATGAGTAAAAAAGAGGTTAAAAAAGTTGTACTTGCTTACAGTGGTGGGCTTGATACTTCAACAATTTTAAAATGGCTTCAAGATGAATATAATGCTGAAGTTATTACATTTACAGCTGATTTAGGACAAGGTGAAGAGGTAGAACCTGCTCGTGCAAAAGCCTTAGCGTGTGGAATTAAACCAGAAAATATTTTTATTTTAGACATTCGTGAAGAGTTTGTAAAAGATTACGTTTTTCCAATGTTCAGAGCCAATGCAATTTATGAGGGTGAGTATCTTTTAGGAACATCAATTGCTCGACCACTTATTGCTAAAAAGCAAATTGAAATTGCAAATAAAATGGGTGCAGATGCTGTTTCTCATGGGGCAACTGGAAAAGGAAATGATCAAGTACGATTTGAGCTTGGATATTTAGGATTACGTCCAGATATCACTGTGATTGCTCCTTGGAGAGAGTGGGACTTAAACTCACGAGAGAAGCTTTTGGCATACGCAAAAGAGCACGGTATTGAGATTGATAAAAAACACCTAGATAAAGATGGTAACCCAGCAATCAGTCCTTACTCAATGGATGCGAACCTTTTACACATTTCTTATGAGGGATTACACTTAGAAAACCCAAATAATGAGCCAGAAAAGTCAATGTGGTTATGGACCAATTCTCCTGAAGAGGCGCCAGATGAAGCTGAATACATCACTATTGGATATAAAAATGGAGACCCTATTTCAATCAACGATGAAGAGCTTTCACCTGCAACGCTTCTTAAAAAACTGAACGATTATGGTAATAAACATGGTATTGGTCGAGTAGATATTGTTGAAAACCGATATGTAGGTATGAAAGCAAGAGGGTGTTATGAGACACCAGGTGGAACCATCATGCTTAAAGCTCACCGAGCGATTGAATCTATTTGTTTAGACAGAGAAGCAGCACACCTAAAAGATGAGATGATGCCACGATATGCGAAGTTGATTTACCAAGGGTATTGGTTCTCTCCTGAGAGAGAAATGCTTCAAGCAGCCATTGATGCAACTCAAAAAAATGTAGAAGGTACAGTTAAAGTAAAACTTTATAAAGGAAATGTAACTGTAGTAGGAAGAGAATCTGCAAAATCTCTTTACTCTGAAGCACATTCAACATTTGAAGAAGATGAAGTATATAACCAAAAAGATGCAGAAGGGTTTATTCGATTAAACGCACTTCGATTTATTATTGCTGGTCAAAAACAATAA
- a CDS encoding gamma carbonic anhydrase family protein has translation MIMKFKQFYPKVDSTAWIAPSADLIGDIKIGKDSSVWFGCVLRADVNQIRIGENTNIQDLSMIHTDTHTKTVLGNNVTIGHKVMLHGCEVQDNCLIGMSATILDNAVIGEGSIVGANSLVTQGKKFPPRSLIMGSPAKVVKELTQEDVDGLIKHAAHYVDYKNEYC, from the coding sequence ATGATTATGAAATTTAAACAATTTTACCCTAAAGTTGACTCTACAGCTTGGATTGCACCCAGTGCAGATTTAATTGGAGACATAAAAATAGGAAAAGACTCTTCAGTATGGTTTGGTTGTGTTCTAAGAGCCGATGTTAATCAAATACGAATTGGTGAAAATACCAATATTCAAGATTTATCGATGATTCATACTGATACGCATACCAAAACAGTTTTAGGCAATAATGTCACCATTGGGCATAAAGTGATGCTTCATGGCTGTGAAGTGCAAGATAATTGTTTGATTGGTATGAGTGCTACTATTTTAGACAATGCTGTTATTGGTGAAGGCAGTATTGTAGGAGCAAACTCTTTAGTAACTCAAGGTAAAAAGTTTCCTCCAAGAAGTTTGATTATGGGAAGTCCCGCTAAAGTTGTCAAGGAGTTAACGCAAGAGGATGTGGATGGTTTAATCAAACACGCCGCACACTATGTGGATTATAAAAATGAGTATTGTTAA
- the trpD gene encoding anthranilate phosphoribosyltransferase, with protein MFNKDKLKFDDIFENRLPEEDVKKYLTQLHEQGETAEQIAAAASAMREHLIPLPIPYALKEELIDNCGTGGDYSNSFNVSSTVSLLLTACGAKVAKHGNRSITSKSGSADMLEALGINLDLSIENQVKLLEKTGFTFMFAQNHHPAMKYIMPIRKAIPHRTIFNILGPLANPAMVHKQLIGVFSPEYIHRLITSLTLLGTKRAMVVSSKDGMDEISISDVTYATFLDRQQTRDFIIDPREYGLDLYDKKEIEGGDAKENAEITRAILYGEITGAKLDIVLINTAFALLVDGKVHSTEDGISLAKEVIRSGQAKAKLEEIITVSNELQG; from the coding sequence ATGTTTAATAAAGACAAACTAAAATTTGATGATATTTTTGAAAACCGTCTGCCTGAAGAGGATGTAAAAAAATATCTGACACAACTTCATGAACAAGGCGAAACCGCAGAACAAATCGCAGCAGCAGCAAGCGCAATGAGAGAACATCTTATTCCACTGCCTATACCATATGCATTGAAAGAAGAACTGATTGACAACTGTGGCACAGGAGGAGATTACAGTAACAGTTTTAATGTCTCATCAACAGTATCTTTACTGTTAACAGCGTGTGGTGCAAAAGTAGCTAAACATGGGAACAGAAGTATTACCAGTAAAAGTGGAAGTGCTGATATGCTTGAAGCCTTGGGAATCAATCTTGATTTAAGCATTGAAAACCAAGTAAAGCTTTTAGAAAAAACGGGTTTTACATTTATGTTTGCACAAAATCATCACCCTGCCATGAAATATATCATGCCTATACGTAAGGCAATCCCACATCGAACAATTTTTAATATCTTAGGACCATTGGCAAACCCTGCAATGGTCCATAAACAACTCATAGGGGTCTTTTCCCCAGAGTACATCCACCGGCTTATTACCTCATTAACCCTTCTTGGAACTAAACGAGCAATGGTCGTAAGCAGTAAAGATGGTATGGATGAAATCAGTATCAGTGATGTTACTTATGCAACGTTCTTAGACCGACAACAAACCAGAGATTTTATCATTGACCCAAGAGAGTATGGATTGGATTTATATGATAAAAAAGAGATAGAAGGTGGTGATGCAAAAGAGAATGCCGAAATCACACGAGCCATTTTATACGGTGAAATTACAGGTGCAAAACTCGATATTGTGCTTATAAATACTGCTTTTGCTCTTTTAGTTGATGGCAAAGTACACTCAACGGAAGATGGTATCTCTTTAGCAAAAGAGGTTATACGAAGTGGTCAAGCCAAAGCCAAGCTTGAAGAGATAATTACTGTTTCCAATGAGTTACAAGGTTAG
- a CDS encoding dUTP diphosphatase has product MLYKDLKETVKTLGFLTIEDFAKYIGVTSNDVLEWEAKDEIPYTVSLIVHLLKGDKVVPNNVLDSLVEECLPLATLLEEASSFPSKLEEMFLLQKELNDSTNGNNWELGANKFGKEINWLRCIHMEVAELIDSTPWKHWKNINADPDMSNIHVELVDIWHFLMSYILQETNVPRAVSLVNTHCIYEANENIDVKLMVKEAEKLSYIALAIETGNMPSFSGIERFIDQFFRCCKISGLSFNWLQKLYIGKNCLNKFRQDHGYKEGTYIKEWNGKEDNVVMVSILENIESISFSELYDELQKAYSLNQ; this is encoded by the coding sequence TTGTTGTATAAAGATTTAAAAGAGACTGTCAAAACACTCGGTTTTTTAACCATAGAAGATTTTGCAAAGTATATTGGTGTGACATCAAATGATGTACTTGAATGGGAAGCGAAAGATGAGATTCCATACACTGTCTCTTTAATTGTTCACCTGTTAAAAGGGGATAAAGTAGTACCAAACAATGTACTTGACAGTTTGGTTGAAGAGTGTTTGCCATTAGCAACACTTTTAGAAGAAGCCTCAAGTTTTCCAAGTAAACTTGAAGAAATGTTTTTATTACAAAAAGAGTTGAATGATTCAACCAATGGAAACAACTGGGAGTTGGGTGCCAATAAATTTGGGAAAGAAATCAACTGGCTTCGATGCATCCATATGGAAGTGGCTGAACTCATTGATTCAACACCATGGAAACACTGGAAAAACATCAATGCAGATCCTGACATGAGCAATATTCATGTAGAGTTGGTTGATATTTGGCATTTTTTAATGTCTTATATTCTTCAAGAGACCAATGTACCTAGAGCCGTATCTTTAGTCAATACGCATTGCATCTATGAAGCCAATGAAAACATTGATGTTAAACTCATGGTCAAAGAAGCAGAGAAGCTTTCATACATTGCGTTGGCAATTGAAACAGGAAACATGCCATCATTTTCTGGAATTGAGCGATTTATTGATCAATTCTTCAGATGTTGTAAAATCTCAGGCTTATCATTTAACTGGTTACAAAAACTCTATATTGGTAAAAACTGCTTAAACAAATTCCGACAAGATCACGGATATAAAGAAGGAACGTATATCAAAGAGTGGAATGGTAAAGAGGATAATGTTGTGATGGTTTCTATTTTAGAAAACATAGAAAGCATCAGTTTTTCAGAACTTTATGATGAGCTTCAAAAAGCCTATTCTCTCAATCAATAA
- a CDS encoding S4 domain-containing protein encodes MRIDKFLNAVNITKRRAVAEDMLAHGVIYINGLSVKKSKEVKVGDTVEVKYLEYTDMFKVLQIPTTKSTPKSKQDEYVVKI; translated from the coding sequence ATGAGAATTGATAAATTTTTAAATGCAGTAAATATTACAAAACGAAGAGCCGTCGCAGAAGATATGTTGGCACATGGTGTTATTTATATCAATGGTCTGAGTGTTAAAAAATCAAAAGAGGTGAAAGTAGGAGACACTGTTGAAGTTAAATATCTGGAATATACAGATATGTTTAAAGTGCTTCAAATTCCTACAACCAAATCAACACCTAAAAGCAAACAAGACGAGTACGTTGTAAAGATTTAA